In one Hypanus sabinus isolate sHypSab1 chromosome 11, sHypSab1.hap1, whole genome shotgun sequence genomic region, the following are encoded:
- the LOC132401987 gene encoding leptin receptor gene-related protein has product MAGIKALVGLSFSGAIGLTFLMLGCALEQYGIYWPLFVLIFYFLSPIPSFIARRLGDDTDAASSACRELAYFFTTGIVVSAFGLPIILARVSVIQWGACGLVLAGNAVIFLTILGFFLVFGRGDDFSWEQW; this is encoded by the exons CTCTGGTTGGTTTATCCTTCAGTGGTGCCATAGGCCTGACTTTCCTCATGTTGGGATGTGCCCTTGAACAATATGG CATTTATTGGCCCTTGTTTGTGCTGATATTTTACTTCCTGTCACCTATCCCGAGCTTTATTGCACGAAGATTGGGTGATGACACCGATGCAGCAAGCAGCGCCTGTCGTGAACTTGCGTATTTTTTCACCACAGGGATTGTTGTTTCTGCCTTTGGGCTCCCAATAATACTTGCTCGAGTTTCAGTG ATCCAGTGGGGAGCCTGTGGACTCGTGCTGGCAGGCAATGCAGTAATCTTTCTCACCATTTTGGGCTTTTTCCTAGTGTTTGGTAGAGGGGATGACTTTAGTTGGGAGCAATGGTAG